GCATTGACTCAGGCTCGGCGCATTTATTTGCGTTCTGCACGTGCacaaacaagaaacaaaaatgcaCCAGAAATCACTTCGGTATGCGATTTGCGATAGTGTCTTCGAAAACCATCGGTTGTTCAAACAGTTCGATAGGTAACTTCGAAAGTTATCGCAACAGTAGATATGGCGATATGTTGTTTCGAAAATAATCGCTAAAGCTTTACGATAttatgcacaaaaaaaaactagtcGCAGAATGGTTAAACacgtaataaaaaagttttatgACTACATTCTACATTTCAGTGTCGGTATTCTATAGTGATTTACAATGGTTTAAAGTAACTTTTTCCCGACTCGATTAGCCGATTACTGTCGATAACTCGGCGGTGCTCGATAACCAGTGTTTAAAATACTAAAGGGCCAGGACAAGGCGGAACATGTCAGAAGCCCGCCACGAAGAGATTGAGGGCATCCATTTTATCCATTTTGCTCTCTGCCTCGAAGACGGGACGGGCCCCGCAGGACACAAGCGCCAGGCAGTCCACACAGTTCCATAGGAAACAAAGTCTGTGCCAGACGTGCATCAGGATCGGGGGCAGCTGGTGTTCCAGTGCTTCTTGCAGTTTCTGTATCTCGTGGCAGAGGAGCCGGAGACGCTGGATGCGTCGCAGCTTTACGTCCAGGATGCGACTGTGGAAGAACAGACTAGATAGCCCAACTAGACGACTGCGGTCAGTACAATACCTTCGAAGTTCAGTGCAGGCGTTCTCCACGTCGTTAATCCTCATCCTGGTTACGAACAGTTCCTGACTGATGTCGAAAGCTCGGGAGCACAGCATGGCAGTTCGTGACTCGAAGAGGTCAGATTTATCCAGCGCCTGAGGAGGAACTGCTTTTACTACAAACAGTGGTCGGACGAATCTTTACAAACCAGATTCCTGAGCTGGCGGTTCCGCTCCTCAAGAAATTGGGTGCGCTTCTGGACATCCGCCAGCTGCTGGGACATCCCAGTCGGTACAGTATTCTGATGATGTAGGTCGACACCATGCAGCGAGGATAAATCACTCAGCGGAAGCTATTCGCCGACAAAGTGGTAAGTTAGTACACCCCACATGACCATTTTCAAAAGCCATACCGTGTGCTGGGTCCTACCCAGCTTTGTGGTAAACAATTGGAGGCCTGCGTTAAGCAGGGATCGCTGGGAACTCCGACTAGGTGAGGCCATCGATTCTAGAGTTACGTTCCTAATTTGGAATTTCGGTTTGAACGCGAACAATTAGTTAGACTGTGTAAAAATAAGCAAGTGTGGAAAGTACGGAAATACTCACGGATAAAACCGTTTGTAAGTTAACGGGTGAAGCGAGGAGCTAACGACCTTGTTTGAAATTCATCAATAGGAAAAAAGCCAAAACTATTGTTTTAAATACGAAACgttaaaattctttatttaGCAAAAGTAAACCAATACGCCATTGTGTGGCAAGGGAATGAAACGCTTACATCTTTGATCTCTTGGGCCAAAAGTGGCAACCGCGGCGGGAACTCAAGGAAGTCCCCACAACtacaattataaatatacacaGATATAGTTACACGTTTATAGAGTTTTGCATACGAGTACCCATAATAAATACTCAACGATTGCatgaaaatataacaacaaaTCTCAGCGGTAATACACATTAAGTTGATTATTTAGCGAACTTGGGGCAACGGCTGGCCAAGCTTCTTTGTCCAGTCCTCACGGGTGGCCGGGTCTTCGATCTGGCCACGACCGAGGCACTTGCCCTGCGAGATTAGCTCGGCAAACTGGGCCACAATCGGATCCCGGCCGCACGAAGCCACCGCTGTCACCGTATCCGCCTCGTTGATGAAGTAGGCCACAAACTTAAAGTCCTCCATGCTGCCGTCAATGATCACATCCTTGTAAGAGCCATGCCCGGCATACCGAATTCCCTTGCCGAAGATGAGGGTGAAAAAGAAGGGCACGGCCTCCAGCTTCTTTACCCCGCCGCACATGTTGATGGCCGCCACTCGTCCATGGTATTGAGCCAGCTGGTAATGCCCGATGTTCACGCGATCGTGGGCCAGCCCGTGAATGTGGGCGTTTGCTATATCACCGCCCACATACACATCGGGTACATTGGACTCCAGGAAATCAGTGACGTCCACGGATCCGTTACGATTTACCTTCACGCCCGACTTGGCCAGAAATTGGGTGTTGAGCTTGGAGCCAGTGCCCAAGATCAGCAGATCGCAAGGCAGACGCGTGTCATCTACCAGCACCACCTCTGATACCTTGCCGTCTTCGTTGCCAACGATCTCGGCGATGCCGCTCTCCATGCGCATGACCACCTTGTTGTCCTCGAACAGCTGGAGCACCCTCTGACCAATCTCCGCGCCGAATGCGGCCTTAAGTGGGACGTTTTCACGACCCACAACCGTGACGCTTTGCACTTTGGAGACCAACCCAGCAGCTGCCTCCAAGGCGATAAAGCTCGATCCCAGACAGACGACGCGGGACTCCGGGGTGATCGATGCCAATATCGCCTTTGTATCCGCCAACTCTCGGACAGTGCGGACGTTCTCCAAGTTAACACCGGGAATAGGCGGCCGGAAGGCGGAGCAGCCTGTGGCCAGGTAGATTTTATCGTACTTCACCACGTAGCCATTGCTGCAGTGCAGCTCTTTCTGAGCGGTATCCAACTTCTCGGCGGCGACTCCTTGCCACAGTTCGATATCGTACTCTTTGTAGAACTCCTCGTCGCGGAACCGCAGCTGCTCGATCTCAAGGTTCATAGCCTTGGAGATCTTAACGCGATCGTAGGGCAGATAGTCTTCGCGGCACACAAAGATTAGGCGCCCAGTAAAGCCCTCCTGTCGGATGGTTTCCACGGCTACAGCGCCAGAAGGACCACCGCCAACCACGATGAACACTCGCTGATCGTCGGGCTTGCGTCGGACCATGTTCTTGAGTCGCTTGTTATTCACCAGATCCGATCGCTTTGCACGGAGCATCACCTGTCCCTCGTTACCCACTTCCACGCGATAACATGGCAGGGAATCGAGACCAGGAAAGTCCTCAATGTCTCCGTTTTCCAGGTTAAAGCAAGCGCCGTGCCAAGGACAGCGGACACGACCCAAACCCAAAGCTCCAGTCTGGAGCGGAGCTCCGTAATGGGTGCACTTAGCACCCACTGCTAGCAGACGATCGTTCTGCTTCACGAGCAGCACGCGGGTGTCCTCATCGAAGTCCACCTGCTTCATTTCGTTCTCCTTCAGATCCGTAACTCTGCAGTCCACGGGGACCGCACTTGTGTACTCCGAATCCGGCGAAGACTCTTCCGTCGACATGGTTGTACTGGGACTCTGGTTGCTGCACTTGGACTGGTAGGAACCCACGGCACCACCTGCCGAAGCCATCATGTAAAGAGACAAGCAAAGAGAAACGGAGATAACAATACAGATAAGAAGAGTGTGTAGGTGAATGGACACATCAAAATTTTCCAGTTTTTCTCCAAGGGTCCAAGGGAAATTCTGGCACCGCTTGCTGCTCAGgtagaaacaacaaaaaacgaatATCAGTCGAGAAAATGCTTCGCTCGCGTTCAGAAGTCTTTGTGTGTTTGCTTATGATCCTGGGATCAGTTCTGGTCCGTTCGAATCTTGGGAATCCTCAGGAACTGGAGCTAAGTGCGCTGCGCACCCACAAACAGCTATTGCAGGCGGAGATCGCACGTCTTTTTTTAGAGCAGCCGCTTCGAGCGGAAACTCAACTTCTGCTGGAAGATCTACAGCTAAGAGATCATCAAATAGGCGTTCAGATAGAAAAGCTCGAGGAAATCTCCAAGGGCGAGACCACGCAGAGGCTGGCCATCAATCTAACGGCTGACTTTGAACACCTGCAGCATAAATTGGATGATTTGAAACGACAACTTGAGCTGCTCGACGGACGCTTTGCCTCCCAAGGGAAGCAACTGGAAGGACACTCGTCGGAAGGCGCATCGCCGGCTGGCCCCGGATTAGGTTCCTTTTTGTGGGGACCCTTGCTGACCATGCCAGAGTTTCCACAGGGCAGTGTGGCCAGCGACCAGCAACATAACCACCACCAGCAGGATCATTCCCCGGATCCGCAGCAGGATTCCAGTCCCTCTATCATTAAAAGAGTGCTGGACATGCTTAGGCCATCCATAGGAGTATCAGGTCTGCGGAGTCGTTGGACTGAATCCGCAAAATCAGCTGCAACGGGCTTGGCAACACCTAAGCCCACTCACCCACTTAGTGCTGAGGAGCTCCTACCGCAGCTGCAGGAGCAGCGCAGGTTTCTGGACGATGCTATTACGCGACTGGAGCTCTTGGCCGTCAAGAAGGGCTCgaacaaaaactaaaatatgTGGAAAATCTAAGTAAATCAAACACTTAAATCCATCTATCCAAAAGTTGAGCTTTGAGATTAAACAGAggatcaatatttatttacttaaattgCCAGAGATCATCATTCATAACCAGATTCGTTGAGTCACTGTCAAAAATTCAGAGAAATTATACTATACCAAATAAGTAAAGTTCGTTTCATAATGATTTGTGACCATTTCCGAAAACAATTGAACTAAaattagattgaacagtcACCTTAATGAAAAGTCTAAAGCAATAAATACTAACTATCTTTAAAACCATGATatgtaattgtaaaattgtgTGTGTCAGGGCACTTATTTTAAGCAACACCGAGGATAGGGTAGCAGCTGCCTAATTGCCATCGATGGTTACCTGACCACAACAAAGCGGATCCTAGCGACAAGTCCGAATCGATTGACTCATCCGACCTACTGCAATGTCACGTCAACTAGGCATACCTAAGAACCTCAAGTTGCTACGTCATCAAGAAAAGCCAGGCGGTGAGGAAAACACCTATTGTATAAAGCGTAACCGTAACACCTGTAAACGTGTGTCGGTTCTGTTCTGATATGGCGATAATGTCTACACGCCCCTATCTCAAGTGACTGGCTTTATGATGTATGGTAATATGGTATCGCTGGTATATGTATCGCCGATATGCCCATGATAGAGGAGCTGATGATTCGGCTTTTTGCGGACGGAGGCGTGCTGATCGGAAATCAAACATTTCCATCGAAGCAGCAAACATGAAAAACAGCAAGTCATGAATTACCCAGCGAAACAGATGTAGGGACAACTTTTCCATCGAGTCGGTTAACTTCGACCCTGCACTGTACATTTGCCAATCTCTTTCAGTTCTCTCATCTAATTAGCAATGATTCGCCATGTTAATAACACAGCTGcgttttccacacacacacggacgCGTATACATGGGAGCAAACCAAACCGGTTGGCCTTGTCCAACTCAAGTGAGTCAAAAGCCAggccaaataataataataataacaattgcACGAGAACAAGTTTCACCGAAATATATAACTCACAAAATCGGGTATCACAGAAAAGGACGGACAGGCCGCAGCTAAGAGAACGTTCCGTCTGATATTAAGAGCTTGCCGGCAGTTGGCGAACGAATGAACTGGAGACCGCCGTTGGAGCAGCCAATTTAAGCGAACTGGGGCCTCATTGGAGAGCCCAAGAGAACGAATGCAAGACATGGCAATAGACAATAGGCAGGCACACAACACAGACGAAATTCCGATGGCGGTGACTAACCGCAGTGGTACAGTGGCCATTGCCTAACAGAGACACGCAAAGATACCCTGTAAGACTCAGAACAGGAAACTTCAGAGCGTCGCAACCATACATAGGAGCTCCTGTAACTCCATTCAAGGTGGTAAAGATGGCCATGCTATTGGATATCCACAGGGAAACTGTCGCTTTAGGGGAATTAGTACCCGGGATTAAGTATTCCCGCATCGATAGCTACTGTGGCAATGACGCAGCAGCAGTTCAAGCAAGTTGCGCCCTCCCGCCGTCCCTATCTCTTTGCCAATCTCTTGGACTTGTGCCGCTGAGACAATCATCTAGGCACCTACGCCCGGCCCGAAAACACCCATCTAATGCGGGTCATTCCCACTCTCCTAATCACAACTCCAAGCCATTTGGCCTCGTTTAGTTGGTAAAAGGAACACGGCACTGGTGGCAATCGGATCATCTACGACATTACCACGCACTTTTCGAATTGAAGTCGGAAAACGAAGGGATTGGTTTAAGTACATTtggaactttttttttgggcaagATGATCTTATTTTATTGGGAAGAAACCATTTGCGAGATTAGAAGTGGCGCAGTCAAATTGGAAATGCGACCTTGCCTTGTTGTTTGGCAATTGACCTTTCGAAAACTATTCATCTGTAAATCGTGCATTTACCTGTCGACTTCTCCTTTTTGGGAGTGCTGCCCGTGGTCTTGTACTCCTTGCAGTTGACGGAACCCATTGTGTTTAACAGGCGGTTGTTGATGTGGCTCGCAAAAGACGGGGCGTTGAGTATCCTCCAGGATTGGCTGGACGGGAGCTTGCGTATCCTCAGAAGGCCTTCAAAGGCTCGTTTCGTTTTGACCAAGCTCAGAGCTGTGCGAGGGGACTGCCACCTGAAAGTTGAGTGGCCAGTTTAGGAGCTTTACTTTTCACTTAATAACAATCAATCACTGTGCCAAAGCTCGTTATCAGTTAGTTAGTTCCCGCGTGTTAATCatttctatttaattattcCTCCACAGCCTGAGTCATCAGCCGCAGATGGATGTGCTGAACTCCCCCAAACGTGTCCGAGATGCTGTTTTTTGCAGCACACACAACACACGTCGTTGTTTATTTGCGAATTGCTTTTAGTCGCCAATCATCACTCACCACTCTCCACAACAAcactaaacaaaacaaaaacaaaacaactgGAATATCGCGTGGAAGGGAGGATGAGAGCCTGGGAGCGTGCAACAGGTCGGGGGTCCGCGTCTGTGCCGAGATAAGCGAAGTGGAGTCGAGTGGACCAGGAACGCTGCGAGAGAGCCGGGAGAGCAAGAGCCAATGCAATGCGAGGCACGTCTGGCGCGCGTGAACTGCGGACCGCGTATGGCGCGCAACTTCGTCGCTGGATTCGACTGGAACTGGAAGCTTCGTGCCTCcccaacacacacgcacttcTGGGCTCTGTGTGTGTCCGTGGACACAGGAACGGTCAAGATACTAGGAGCCAGCCCTACTGTGTAATCGCAACGCTCCCTGTTCAATGCATCTCTCATGTGTATAATGCGATTATAGATGAAACAAGCGCCAAGACTACCTAGACGAAACAAGAAAATTTCTTGGCAGGATAAACTACCTATGAGGTACCCAATGCAGAGCGCTGGAAACTATAACGCTGACCGCAGTTGTCAGCCTTTCCGACCATTCTCGTGTGTTCCACTAACAAAAACTTCGCGACCTTGCCGTCGCCGCACTTCACTTCGAAGCAATCTCCTCCACCAGCCTGTGGCCAGCACCAAGAAGTCGTAGAGGGTAACACATAGCTGGCCTTCTTCGCGATTCGGACCAATGCACTTGGCGACCAACATATGTACCTGTTGGCTGAGCTGAGCTAAGCCCATCGTGCCACAGTCAGTGCCGGCAGAATTGCATCACCGCCAGCGGAACTAGAACAAGAACACGAAATACCAGCGTTTTATTGCGGTTGCCATGACTCTTCGAGTGGAATAACCAGAACGATAAGTAAACCAAATTTTCCGTCACTGCCTTCGTAAGTAATTGGGAAATGGCTGTTCCTTAGACCTGTTGATACGGATAGTACCGAACAAATTGTTGATATCTCGCTATCTCGAGGTAAACATTGTATCTTTGGACACATTGTATTCTTGTCTTTGGTTAAGGAGTTCGAAAATAATGCTCTTAAGAGCGTACACATTCAATATCATTCTATACGCATGGAAGCCATGTCAGGTGTATTATGTCCTAAGCCCATTCCGTCAATGTCTGCTTGAGCGAATGTTGACACAGTCCAGTTATGCGGATAGGCTTATTTTTATCAGACCCAGGGAATGGGACTCTCAAAATACAGTTGAGCCTTAAAAACTCGAAGAGCATTTTCCAACGGAAAGTGgtttcaattaaatgtattaGTTATTAGTTacttttttcttatttgcaGCCCTCCTACTTTGGACACGGACAGGCAAAAAGGCCAGTCAAGCATTCCAGTGGAGAAGGAGGACCAAGCTAGCGATTGCCCAATTGCCAAGTGATTCGCCTTCGATGCCTCGGGCCAGTTAAACCACTGCTAAGCTGGACTAGAACAAGATACATAATTGCCTTCGCGATGGCACGTTGCAGATAAGTTAATCGCCTGAAGGCGGCACGTACGACCATGCGCCGGCGGACACTGCACACTTACACAGCCATCTCTAGTTAACTTTTAACTATTGCGCTGGTAATGTATTATTTTGTAAAAGTTCGCTTGTTTACGTCTGGCCAGTGCTGCCGGACCAGTTCGAATGGTGCGCGCCTTGAGTGGTTCCACAGTGGCAGGTGTTTGTTTCCAAGCAAACGCGAGCGTCGGGCACACTGCCCGGATCACAGTGTGCCGTCCCAATCGAGTGAAATGGAGCTGTTATTCTTAGCCCCTGTCATTGTGATATTTGATTGCTCCGATTGTTCTGACACACACTTGGCTGACAACCTGAGAGGAAACCAGACTGAAAATCCCtgaacataaataaattgggAAAATGGACGCGGAAAAAATGTTGGAGATCGACGGCTCCTACTTGGAGGGCGGCGGGCAGGCCCTGCGCAACGCCCTCAGCCTCAGCTGCATTTTGGGTAAACCGGTGCGCGTGGTAAAGATCCGGGCCAGCCGCCCGAGTCCTGGGCTCTCGCACCAGCACCTGCATGGGCTGAACCTCCTGCGGGACATAACCAATGCGGACGTGGTGGGAAACTACTTGCTCTCCTCCACAGTGGAGTTCACGCCGCGCACCATTTTGGACAACACGTATCGCGTGGAAACGCACACGGCGGCCAGCATTACTCTGATTTATCAGATGGCGCTCCCAGTACTTCTCTTTGCCGGACGCCCGTCCCGCCTGATCGTATCCGGGGGCACGAACGTCGACTTTGCGCCTCCGGTGGAATACATGCAGGAGGTGCTGCTGCCCAACCTAAAACACTTCGGGGTTAGTTTCGACCTGAAGGTGCAGCGGTACGGCTTCTATCCACGCGGCCAAGGCAGATGCCAGTTGGACGTGCAACCCGTGACCAAGCTGAATTCCGGAAAATTAGTGGCTTTCGGCCGCATCAAATCGGTCAGCGGAGTGGCCTACTGCGCCGGCCGCTTGCCGGTAAATATTGCTATTGACATGCAACAGACGGCTCAACGCGAGATACATCGTTTGTGGCCGTCCCAGCAGTGCAGCATCGAGCCGATTAAGCATTCACGCCAGAAGGCATTCCACAACGGAGCCGGCATCCTGATGACTGTCAACACGACCTCCGACGTTGTCCTAGGTGCTTCTGCATTGGGCAAAAAGAGGATCGACGGACACGTTCTCGGCTCAGAGGCGTCGTGCCAACTGGGCGACTACATGCGCAAACAGGTCTGCGTTGATGATTACATGCAGGACCAGCTCATCATCTACATGGCCCTGGCCGTGGGCCGCTCAACGATGCGCACAGGCAAGCTGACCAATCACACGCGCACCGCCATCAATGTAGCCGAGCAAATGACAGGGGTCAAGTTCGATGTGGCGATGGAGCCCGGCGGCCAGATGCTAGTCAGCTGCAAGGGCTTGGGACATGTGAACAAGTTGATTTAACAATCGATAGATCTCTTTACTCTAAGGAAACCTTAAATTAATGTCTACATATATAGAGAATATACGTGTCCTAAAGGCGCCGGAAAATGGCCAGAAAATGATCGCCCTTGTTTCGAACCACCTTAGCGCCCTCCTCGCTGCTTTGGTACAGCTTCGGGGTGATGGGATCAGCATTCTGTGGGTTTAAACGTAATGATTAATGTGTGACTTGGCTGCGTGATCTCGGTTTTGAACTACGTACGGCCTCCTCTTCGGTAAGACGCTCGTACAGCGGATGCTCCTCCATATGTGTCACTATCCACTTGTGCAAGTCCTCAACGTCCGTCATGGTGTACAACAGACCCTGGGTAAGCAGACTAAGCAGTAAGCAGACCGCATTTCGAGTACTTTCAGGAAACTGTTGGACTTACCCCCTTCCTGAGGATATAGGCATATTCGGAGAGTAGAGCCTGGTTGATAATACGCCACTTGTGCTTGGCGCGCTTGAAATGTGGGTCCGGGTAGAGGAAGAACATCTTCTCCAGCTGGCCCTTTACGAAGTAGTTGGGCAGATACTTCATGGCGTTGGTGCGTAAGCAGGCAATGTTCTGGTATGCACCCGTATCCGCGCATCGTCGACGCAGTGCCGCAATCCGGTCCACCACGTAGTCCGACACCTTGACGCGGATTTCCATGCCGATGGACAGCTTCTCGGGGAACATCTCCCCCAGGGTGACGAGAAAGCCGCCATAGCCGCAGCCTATGTCCGCAAAACTTACCTGCTGGCCCTGCTGAATGCCTGGGTACATGGAGCGCCAGTCCACATCTTCCGGGCGAGCAGGACTATGTGAAGGAGCCTTTAGTGTGTGCAGTCCATTTCGTGGTCTACTCACTAGTCGAAGCTGTGGTCCGCAATGGGATTCGAGTGCGCACGCTGGCGGTAGTAGCGCTTTTGTGGCAACCCCGTCACCGCCGACGTGGGGTTTAGCACATCCGGCTCCTGGTTCTGGCCCTGATCCTGAGCCTGTCCACCGGTGGCCACCATTACTAGAAATTAGCAGAAGCGAGTGATATCAGGCACCGACGAGGAGAAGCAGCAGCACGTTGCGAACGCTTTTGAAAACTACATAAATATACTAAAATATACCGAGGCATACGTTCGCTTGCGTTGGGGGCATTCAAACGATATTTTCGTTTAAAATcagaaaactttaaaaatacttatattttgataagtaaatattcatttattggCTAAGAATTACACAATTAGAAAAAGTAATGTTTCGCAAAGCTAATCacatataaaaacaatttccatCACTTGATTTCCAATTTTGTGAAAGGGTTATCATGATTTGttgcaaaaaatttaaatgattaaaGTTTTATTACGAGGTAAACGAGGTATTTGGACCACTGTAATGCACCATTTTCGACGCAATAAAATGCAAAGTTTCCCTGGTTTCGACACCAGGGGATCAGAAATCATAGCAGGTGCCAGCTGGTTTCCGCAAGAACATGAAAATaactgttttgttttccagtAATTTTTCGACCAATGGGAAATAGCTATGTGGAAGGCAACCGTAAATTAACTTTGAGAAAGCTACAGTAAAATGTGACAAAATCCATGAAACCAAATGGTCCTTGGTCACCTCCTGAAAATTATGTTCGACTAGTGTCTGAACCCAGAGAAAGTTGCTATTTTGTACTAAGTCTTGTTTCAGCCCGCGGACGAGatctttattttcttgtatcgTTTTTGGTTTCCGACAccaggcaaacagaaatcaTAGCAGTTGTCAGTTGGCAGCACAGATTAAAACCAAAACATCTGATATAATTCATGATGGCTGCTGTCTATGCATTTCCAGTCAATATTCGACCAATAGAAAATCAAGAGGGGAAGTTAACCGTTAATTTGCAACTAAGCACATACACACTAGAGCCAATCACGACAGGCCTGAAATAACTGTAAATTTCGTAGTACTTTGAGCTTGAGAAGTAATCAGCTGATCGATGCACGCCCTATTCTTTTTTCTGTTCGCCTAGTGTCGTAGATTCAAAGGTTACCCCAAAAAAggtaaaatcaaatttttgcGCCATGGAGCAATCCAAAAATCcgccaaacaaaaatactAAACTTCGGCTAAGCGGCTATAATTTAGCCGATTGAGCAGCACTGCCACAGACCCAAACATTTCGCTCCCTTGTTCGTGTTATTGCAGCGCAATTAAATAAGATACGTTAGTTGTGGCCAGTGCTGCAACTTACCACCACCCGGATACACCATTCCCTAGCGCGATGTCACAGGTTTACTTGCTGCCGGTGCTCACGTTCCTGATATTCCAGGTCACCTTTCTTGGCACGTAAGTACGCAGGGGGTGCTTCCCCGATTACCGGGCTTTCTGACCCGACTGACGTCTCATTGGTCTCCAGGTACATCTTCGCCGTGCTGGAGGGGCATGTGGTGCCCACGGTTCCCTACATCAGCGATGCGGCCACCTACTCGCCGGAAAGCTGTGTGTTCGGGCAGCTTATCAACATAGGCAGCGTTCTGCGTGAGTTCCTCTCCCGGCATCCCGTCTCGTCTCCAGAGACGATGAGTCATCTGTTGATTAGACGCTCTTGCAGCGGTGTGATTATACTTTCTAAGTGTCTCATGCTTTGCAGTTGGAATTACCATCTACGTACGCTACCGTCAGGTGCTGCAGCTTTATGAACACCATCCGGATTTGGACGGGTCGGTGCTGCGCCAGAACCGACTAGCCTTGTGGTTCGGACTGGTGTCCTGCCTGGGCATTAGCTTCGTGGGCAACTTTCAGGAGACGAACGTGCGGATTGTCCACTTCATCGGAGCCTTCTGCTGCTTCGGCTGCGGCACCTTGTACTTTTGGATGCAGGCGCTCATCTCGTATCTGATCTTCCCCATGTCGGGTACCCGCATTAACGCTCACTTGCGGCTGGGCATGTCCGTTGTCTGCACGATCCTGTTCATCCTGCTGGCGGTCACCGGCGTGATGTCGCACATCCTCTTCAAAGGACAGAATCCTCGAAAGTGGTGAGTCTGCAGACTGTCTTTTCTATCAGGGAGATACTTACGATTGACCTCTCGACTCGTCATTTTAGGTATCCCTCGGACGGCGGCTGGTACTTCCACGTGGTCAGCTCTATTTCAGAGTGGGTCATCGCCACCGTCTTCAGCTTCTTTATCCTCTCCTTCACGAATGAGTTCCGCGACGTGTCGCTGTCGCATCCCCAGATTGCCCTGATGTCCTATTCGACCACCATCTAGAGCTTACCTTCATAGATCAGAAGATCAGATAGTAGAGATCAGCGTCTGAAGTAGGCAGCGGTTCCTTCACCTTCAACATTTTAAGTACAATCTAAGGTGGCAAGAGCACGGGCCTCGAGGACGATGTGCTGAGCGGCTGATGTGCACTGCGGCCTCTCGCCTGCCTTTCCTCTCTTTCCGGTGCTCTTTCTCTGTCGGATTGCTGTGATATGTGCAAAGTGTTTCCCAAAGACTGGGATCGGGTAGTTCGAAGTGACAGAATGCTTTTTGATTGAAGAGTTACATTTATTGTTTACCCGCGTTCGTTTTTTCAATACACATTAGCATTACTAAATCGGTAGAAATAATCtgtaaatttgtaaaataaagaGCAATTAAATATAAGGGAGTGTTTGTCTCGCTTGTCTATCAATCACTAGCGCTTGCGATCCCTGGAGCGATCGCCATCCCGATGCTTGTGCCCCCCTCGGCTGCCGTGGTTCCCGTTgcctccaccgccgccaccacctcctcctcc
The DNA window shown above is from Drosophila melanogaster chromosome X and carries:
- the CG14054 gene encoding uncharacterized protein; protein product: MASPSRSSQRSLLNAGLQLFTTKLGRTQHTLPLSDLSSLHGVDLHHQNTVPTGMSQQLADVQKRTQFLEERNRQLRNLALDKSDLFESRTAMLCSRAFDISQELFVTRMRINDVENACTELRSRILDVKLRRIQRLRLLCHEIQKLQEALEHQLPPILMHVWHRLCFLWNCVDCLALVSCGARPVFEAESKMDKMDALNLFVAGF
- the Rtca gene encoding RNA 3'-terminal phosphate cyclase, isoform B, whose translation is MDAEKMLEIDGSYLEGGGQALRNALSLSCILGKPVRVVKIRASRPSPGLSHQHLHGLNLLRDITNADVVGNYLLSSTVEFTPRTILDNTYRVETHTAASITLIYQMALPVLLFAGRPSRLIVSGGTNVDFAPPVEYMQEVLLPNLKHFGVSFDLKVQRYGFYPRGQGRCQLDVQPVTKLNSGKLVAFGRIKSVSGVAYCAGRLPVNIAIDMQQTAQREIHRLWPSQQCSIEPIKHSRQKAFHNGAGILMTVNTTSDVVLGASALGKKRIDGHVLGSEASCQLGDYMRKQVCVDDYMQDQLIIYMALAVGRSTMRTGKLTNHTRTAINVAEQMTGVKFDVAMEPGGQMLVSCKGLGHVNKLI
- the CG4194 gene encoding uncharacterized protein; this translates as MLRSRSEVFVCLLMILGSVLVRSNLGNPQELELSALRTHKQLLQAEIARLFLEQPLRAETQLLLEDLQLRDHQIGVQIEKLEEISKGETTQRLAINLTADFEHLQHKLDDLKRQLELLDGRFASQGKQLEGHSSEGASPAGPGLGSFLWGPLLTMPEFPQGSVASDQQHNHHQQDHSPDPQQDSSPSIIKRVLDMLRPSIGVSGLRSRWTESAKSAATGLATPKPTHPLSAEELLPQLQEQRRFLDDAITRLELLAVKKGSNKN
- the CG4199 gene encoding uncharacterized protein, isoform A, with product MSTEESSPDSEYTSAVPVDCRVTDLKENEMKQVDFDEDTRVLLVKQNDRLLAVGAKCTHYGAPLQTGALGLGRVRCPWHGACFNLENGDIEDFPGLDSLPCYRVEVGNEGQVMLRAKRSDLVNNKRLKNMVRRKPDDQRVFIVVGGGPSGAVAVETIRQEGFTGRLIFVCREDYLPYDRVKISKAMNLEIEQLRFRDEEFYKEYDIELWQGVAAEKLDTAQKELHCSNGYVVKYDKIYLATGCSAFRPPIPGVNLENVRTVRELADTKAILASITPESRVVCLGSSFIALEAAAGLVSKVQSVTVVGRENVPLKAAFGAEIGQRVLQLFEDNKVVMRMESGIAEIVGNEDGKVSEVVLVDDTRLPCDLLILGTGSKLNTQFLAKSGVKVNRNGSVDVTDFLESNVPDVYVGGDIANAHIHGLAHDRVNIGHYQLAQYHGRVAAINMCGGVKKLEAVPFFFTLIFGKGIRYAGHGSYKDVIIDGSMEDFKFVAYFINEADTVTAVASCGRDPIVAQFAELISQGKCLGRGQIEDPATREDWTKKLGQPLPQVR
- the CG4199 gene encoding uncharacterized protein, isoform I, with amino-acid sequence MGSVNCKEYKTTGSTPKKEKSTGGAVGSYQSKCSNQSPSTTMSTEESSPDSEYTSAVPVDCRVTDLKENEMKQVDFDEDTRVLLVKQNDRLLAVGAKCTHYGAPLQTGALGLGRVRCPWHGACFNLENGDIEDFPGLDSLPCYRVEVGNEGQVMLRAKRSDLVNNKRLKNMVRRKPDDQRVFIVVGGGPSGAVAVETIRQEGFTGRLIFVCREDYLPYDRVKISKAMNLEIEQLRFRDEEFYKEYDIELWQGVAAEKLDTAQKELHCSNGYVVKYDKIYLATGCSAFRPPIPGVNLENVRTVRELADTKAILASITPESRVVCLGSSFIALEAAAGLVSKVQSVTVVGRENVPLKAAFGAEIGQRVLQLFEDNKVVMRMESGIAEIVGNEDGKVSEVVLVDDTRLPCDLLILGTGSKLNTQFLAKSGVKVNRNGSVDVTDFLESNVPDVYVGGDIANAHIHGLAHDRVNIGHYQLAQYHGRVAAINMCGGVKKLEAVPFFFTLIFGKGIRYAGHGSYKDVIIDGSMEDFKFVAYFINEADTVTAVASCGRDPIVAQFAELISQGKCLGRGQIEDPATREDWTKKLGQPLPQVR